In the genome of Colletes latitarsis isolate SP2378_abdomen chromosome 9, iyColLati1, whole genome shotgun sequence, one region contains:
- the LOC143345567 gene encoding neprilysin isoform X2 encodes MDTSADPCTDFYQYVCGSWGTHNPIPDDSSEWSEDYIVIAKTFERIRDVLEEHDKPTDILPVKLARKFYRSCMNEDAIEKRGIKSIQEILDTTGGWPMAMPAKIWESNRISWQKIDKHYVKIFGFSSFFGIHYDVDLNNTKKYIIVIDQDIDYLLSSRKSKHANTYELDVYALGIFRIVKAFAKEKGYYLDEHQLFSDMTKMEAFENELLQILQSGKDRSSYNDNYKRMTIEELQKWYNESGVVASTAKINFLDVIQHAFRLANISVNASDPIVVYNPEFLHDLARLLGKTSRRVLVNYIQWNIVRNVLEYIIIETRNIMSNMSFPPYNVSHNVPRWRFCVFNMEMEDAVSYMFVKKYITDDVINETKQMADRIQGVLRRFLMQTRWISKAVKESLVKKLDNVLTQIGYPDWYNDDKAMIQRYEGLEIGSDYVKNIMNCLKQDIIWSLKVITSPVDRTQWIDYPITVNAFNDQSVNVILIPAAELQDPYLTPLLPDAVNYGTTGFTIGHELSHSFDNDGILYDMEGYKSEWIPQEVLDEYENRTTCYINQYNDYTLDVLDEYGKHIQLDGNLTKTENLADSVGVQVAFAAYQKLAKEKPQMKLPGLENVTNDELFFLAFANSWCSSIKPEYEADVVNVEGHSPAKYRVIGSLSNMAAFSQTFKCPQNSSMNPQDKCTLWN; translated from the exons ATGGACACTTCCGCCGATCCTTGTACAGATTTCTACCAATACGTTTGTGGATCATGGGGGACGCACAATCCTATACCGGACGACAGTTCCGAATGGTCTGAAGATTACATCGTCATAGCAAAGACGTTCGAGCGCATCAGAG ATGTCCTCGAGGAACACGATAAGCCTACGGATATTCTGCCCGTTAAATTGGCTAGGAAATTTTATCGTTCCTGCATGAACGAAG ATGCGATCGAGAAAAGGGGCATCAAATCGATTCAAGAGATCCTGGACACGACCGGTGGTTGGCCTATGGCAATGCCAGCGAAAATTTGGGAGTCTAACAGAATATCTTGGCAGAAAATTGACAAGCATTATGTGAAAATATTCGGCTTCAGTAGCTTTTTCGGCATTCATTATGATGTCGATCTGAACAATACGAAGAAATACATAATTGTA ATAGATCAAGATATCGATTATCTTCTATCGAGTAGGAAAAGTAAACATGCAAATACCTACGAACTCGACGTGTACGCGCTCGGTATATTCCGCATAGTCAAAGCTTTCGCGAAGGAGAAGGGGTATTATTTGGATGAACATCAATTGTTCAGCGACATGACGAAAATGGAGGCATTCGAGAACGAACTCCTTCAG ATACTCCAGTCGGGTAAGGATCGAAGCTCGTACAACGACAACTACAAAAGAATGACGATCGAGGAACTGCAGAAATGGTACAACGAATCCGGCGTTGTCGCCTCCACggcaaaa ATAAACTTCCTGGATGTGATACAACACGCGTTCAGGTTGGCTAATATCAGCGTAAACGCGTCCGATCCGATCGTGGTGTACAACCCAGAATTTCTACACGATCTGGCGAGATTGCTTGGAAAAACTTCGCGACGCGTGCTTG TGAATTATATTCAATGGAACATCGTTCGCAACGTCTTGGAATACATCATCATAGAGACGAGAAACATCATGTCCAATATGTCCTTTCCGCCGTACAACGTGTCCCACAATGTGCCACG ATGGAGATTTTGCGTGTTCAACATGGAAATGGAGGACGCAGTTTCTTACATGTTTGTCAAAAAGTACATCACGGACGACGTTATCAACGAG ACAAAGCAAATGGCTGACAGAATACAAGGGGTATTGAGGCGATTCTTAATGCAAACCCGTTGGATATCGAAAGCTGTGAAAGAATCTCTGGTGAAAAAATTGGACAACGTCTTAACCCAGATTGGATACCCTGACTGGTACAATGACGATAAAGCTATGATTCAACGTTACGAAGGG CTAGAAATTGGTTCGGACTATGTGAAAAATATTATGAACTGTTTAAAACAAGATATAATATGGTCCCTCAAAGTAATTACATCACCTGTTGACAGAACCCA ATGGATTGACTATCCCATAACAGTTAACGCGTTTAACGATCAATCAGTTAACGTGATAC TGATACCAGCGGCTGAACTGCAAGATCCATATTTAACGCCGCTTTTGCCAGA CGCAGTTAATTATGGGACCACTGGTTTTACAATTGGACACGAATTATCTCATAGCTTCGATAACGACG GAATACTGTACGATATGGAGGGCTACAAATCCGAGTGGATTCCTCAAGAAGTATTGGACGAATACGAAAATCGAACAACATGCTATATAAATCAGTATAACGATTACACTCTTGACGTCTTGGACGAGTACGGAAAACATATTCAG CTGGATGGCAATTTAACCAAGACCGAAAACTTGGCAGACTCGGTTGGCGTGCAAGTAGCTTTCGCAGCTTACCAAAAATTAGCGAAAGAGAAACCTCAGATGAAGCTACCCGGATTGGAGAATGTTACTAACGACGAGTTGTTTTTCTTGGCGTTCGCAAAT TCCTGGTGCTCGTCGATCAAGCCGGAGTACGAGGCGGACGTGGTTAACGTCGAGGGACATAGTCCTGCTAAATATCGTGTCATAGGTTCTCTTTCTAACATGGCTGCATTCTCTCAAACCTTCAAATGTCCACAAAACAGCTCTATGAATCCGCAGGATAAATGCACCTTGTGGAATTAG
- the Ec gene encoding ubiquitin specific peptidase echinus isoform X2, translating to MLKWIKVRQDASAASTTFDREKKDEVARVKVEDVIGEEEEEEVDSGMEREDTPSNIELNDLRKDLFSQLQFSQESALPPDTLRRALAESFLDQQRFQLGFMDDAAECFENILLRIHLHIASGEAEDMCSARHCVPHQKFAMTLVEQSVCGACGATSEPLPFTQMVHYVSASALTSQARQTPPNARNSPDLFGQLLRKAGGMGDIRDCPSSCGAKIQICRTLMNRPEIVSVGVVWDSERPSLEHIMDVFATVGTSLRLSDVFHSVVDSRWGASTVHNLVGVVTYYGKHYSTFFFHTKLKVWIYFDDATVKEIGPRWEQVVEKCRRGRYQPLLLLYATPGGTPVNTENAPKTVTPFPNGNGLKTPPKNNVRRSITPSPEKPSINSTARRAITPNPDSPPHPYTQRRIYSDYQNLTDIQNNIFGNQGVDVVDGETESKYISRRAVETVMQQQKKQQMQLTRSLSAGSTPQDGISIPDHMNVPRRRDSGNWSGDRNSASSSSSTTMDNPYLYIVNKMQRNSGVPKSPTSKSGELSSSSSGHYDAGYDSYSLSSTDSLPLQQGLKHNLQLAQIPEGYQAASGDDCERLCKETDALLDKSRAAEDAGDLSTAVALCSAASSKARAAMDAPYNNPHTITIARMKHNTCVMRTRSLHRRMLQEQATANGEKEEGAPEGRHSRENSKSGQHSRQSSRDKGSHSRQNSRELLVNAPAMVADKPASKSIEIYATLPKKKTLRSKATAVNVIEDEEYMLYDRPIQRTGLFSRTKRCDDDKKDKKRARSEERNKNVSKDFSIAPSRSSPSPKGSKVEKPKESNDAANNARNSQTNGSNGEQKQGKKQHKIRRKLLMGGLIKRKNRSMPDLREGQDNQTNASVEGSSNTLPKQSVDDSSVGLKGNEVCQSLSGYLSEGHLEFTGNNNGNPSSTSNPNLERSRLMRKSFHGSAGKVLHVAKVPPPPPLRTTSQLSKSKCSGEVHNEQQSEKSVYPLSEGQCPSNPSQEQNGSYWNHVNTGGNSSSGTNRSANYTDYSSESHSLPFLPTYTMEQSPANVPVSCQSNYNNKPRIQDDVVQYANGILYEPTFVVTRADVHNEQSPVKQPNQGDLLPPYPENGNVSHSRQPSEDFPPPPYPSIHSVSHSRQASEDFPPPPPPIDDTSSHGQENQQQYQQQQYQQQQYLQQQYQQQQTAVLMQQRQQQLDNQQISTLLTQLQIKRDQILASKAREDRRPDEQEEEEKSASETWLRELQAKQAERRMKKQSPLDQDIPKVRCSGPTISGPTVARRTSDLMMNSLGQAYEQAGRDVPDCPRVVSSVKDMAARFEQIKLQPVAKTEPEQKLPTKQNANCVSSSPLLDMPQDVQQAEESRPLKLSSENVATFTKPETPSSQSILNSSFESSSSQNTFVSTATPNNPANAQPSGLNAAIMSMSLTLPHENGLPIDYPEDDISEVAMQNTIQNTTILPNEEDIAPRKVKRRIGKKKSVSFCDQVVLVATAEDDEKDSYIPNPILERVLRSAMNKPETAQVLREIRSLQEAELNRENCTAIKFQQQTLPLKSEADSVPATPYQDQLRSVNPIPIPDTIKPTFGRQNSNESVGSLSEKKHCGSYVNEGQDVVRETYSGISNVSKPPTSYSPQLQQQIRYSRNMPYLQSQSAYPQTQTSHPRNQGIPISQTQKPASPYPTQMHGQYVQNNVQQQKPASQKNSYQTYYQLEQQHNQMNKQMSQQQQQNMNQRITNHNASPITVQHSQQQFAYPSTQSPSPYQNQYTHSSYQGYPYQSVPQQNRMSQPLPQYQPPPNPPASYQQQQQGVQNYQQRHDNYQRPPQKADQQNILAPNQTYPNPLQNGQIQSNMKYPTYQHPPVSKQSKQMHFVSAAKGNATVPQNASLQKPAVGGAARTAPCHLCRKKQVTEPAIYCSDCDFYMSRFRPKN from the exons ATGGTTCATTACGTGTCAGCGTCGGCATTGACGTCGCAAGCGAGACAAACGCCGCCAAACGCTCGTAACAGCCCGGATCTCTTCGGTCAGCTTCTGCGGAAAGCTGGAGGCATGGGTGACATCAGGGACTGTCCG AGTTCCTGTGGAGCCAAAATTCAAATCTGTAGAACGCTGATGAACAGACCGGAAATCGTTTCGGTTGGAGTTGTATGGGACAGCGAACGACCATCGTTGGAGCATATCATGGACGTTTTCGCAACCGTGGGAACGTCACTGCGGCTGAGCGATGTTTTCCACAGTGTAGTGGACTCCCGATGGGGTGCCTCGACAGTGCACAATCTCGTTGGAGTCGTCACTTATTACGGAAAACACTATTCCACCTTCTTTTTCCACACTAAATTGAAG GTCTGGATTTACTTCGACGATGCCACTGTCAAGGAAATCGGTCCTCGCTGGGAGCAAGTCGTGGAAAAGTGTAGAAGGGGGCGATATCAACCTTTGCTTTTACTATACGCAACTCCTGGTGGAACTCCTGTTAACACGGAGAACGCCCCGAAGACAGTGACGCCTTTTCCAAACGGAAATGGTCTGAAAACGCCACCGAAGAATAATGTTCGTCGATCGATTACCCCGAGTCCAGAGAAACCATCGATCAACAGCACTGCTAGACGTGCCATTACGCCGAATCCTGATAGTCCTCCCCACCCTTACACGCAGCGGAGGATTTATAGCGATTATCAGAATCTCACTGACATTCAAAACAACATCTTTGGCAATCAA GGTGTGGACGTGGTGGACGGTGAGACAGAGTCAAAGTACATCAGTCGTCGAGCGGTGGAGACGGTAATGCAACAACAGAAGAAGCAACAAATGCAATTGACGCGTAGTCTGAGCGCAGGATCGACGCCGCAGGACGGCATCAGCATTCCGGATCACATGAACGTGCCACGAAGAAGAGATTCTGGAAACTGGTCGGGCGACCGGAACAGTGCCTCCTCGAGTTCCTCTACGACGATGGACAATCCGTATTTGTATATCGTGAACAAAATGCAGAGGAACTCTGGGGTACCCAAGAGTCCGACCAGCAAGTCCGGAGAGCTCTCTAGCAGCAGCAGTGGCCATTACGATGCTGGATACGATTCGTATTCTTTATCTTCCACGGACAGTCTTCCGCTTCAGCAGGGTCTGAAGCATAACCTACAG CTCGCCCAGATCCCGGAAGGATATCAAGCTGCCTCGGGCGACGATTGCGAGCGTCTCTGCAAAGAAACCGACGCCCTGTTGGACAAATCCCGAGCTGCTGAAGACGCTGGTGACCTCAGCACCGCGGTAGCTTTGTGCAGTGCAGCCAGTAGCAAAGCTAGGGCTGCCATGGACGCGCCATACAACAATCCTCACACGATCACGATAGCGAGGATGAAACACAATACTTGCGTCATGAGAACGAGGAGCTTGCACAGAAGGATGCTGCAAGAACAAGCCACGGCCAATGGCGAGAAAGAAG AAGGCGCGCCAGAAGGTAGGCATTCGCGAGAGAACAGTAAATCCGGTCAACACTCTCGTCAGAGTTCCAGAGACAAGGGCAGCCATTCCAGGCAAAACAGTCGCGAACTTTTGGTGAACGCGCCAGCAATGGTCGCGGACAAGCCCGCCTCGAAGAGCATCGAAATCTACGCCACGTTGCCGAAGAAGAAGACTCTACGGAGCAAGGCCACGGCCGTGAACGTGATCGAGGACGAAGAGTACATGCTGTACGATCGACCGATTCAAAGGACGGGTCTGTTCAGTCGTACGAAACGATGCGACGACGACAAGAAGGACAAGAAACGTGCTCGAAGCGAAGAGAGGAACAAGAACGTCTCGAAGGATTTCTCTATAGCGCCGTCTCGATCCTCGCCGTCCCCCAAGGGTTCGAAAGTCGAGAAGCCTAAGGAAAGCAACGACGCGGCCAACAACGCGCGAAATTCTCAAACAAACGGTTCTAATGGCGAGCAGAAACAGGGGAAGAAACAGCACAAAATACGTAGGAAGCTGCTGATGGGTGGGCTGATAAAGAGGAAGAACAGAAGCATGCCGGATCTCCGGGAAGGACAGGACAATCAAACGAACGCGAGCGTCGAGGGATCCTCCAACACCTTGCCAAAGCAGTCAGTGGACGATTCCAGCGTTGGATTGAAGGGCAACGAAGTGTGCCAGTCTCTAAGCGGTTACTTGTCAGAGGGACACTTGGAATTTACCGGTAACAACAACGGTAATCCTAGCAGTACGAGCAACCCGAACTTGGAGAGAAGTCGACTGATGAGGAAAAGCTTCCACGGCAGCGCCGGCAAAGTGTTACACGTAGCGAAGGTACCTCCGCCGCCTCCGCTCAGGACCACTTCTCAGCTTAGCAAGTCTAAGTGTTCGGGTGAAGTGCACAACGAGCAGCAATCCGAGAAATCGGTGTACCCGTTGTCGGAAGGACAATGCCCGTCGAATCCGTCTCAAGAACAGAACGGATCCTATTGGAATCACGTGAACACCGGAGGGAACTCGTCTAGCGGGACCAACAGGAGCGCCAATTACACCGACTACTCCTCCGAGTCTCATTCCCTTCCGTTTTTGCCCACTTACACTATGGAACAGAGCCCTGCCAACGTCCCCGTATCATGCCAATCGAATTACAACAACAAACCCCGGATTCAAGACGACGTGGTGCAGTACGCCAATGGGATCTTGTACGAGCCAACGTTCGTAGTCACTCGAGCGGACGTGCACAACGAACAGAGTCCCGTGAAGCAACCCAATCAAGGAGATCTGTTGCCTCCTTACCCTGAAAATGGAAACGTCTCGCATTCGAGGCAACCCAGCGAAGACTTTCCTCCTCCGCCGTATCCTTCAATTCATTCGGTGTCCCATTCGAGACAAGCCAGCGAGGACTTTCCACCCCCGCCGCCGCCCATCGACGACACTTCGAGTCACGGTCAAGAGAACCAACAGCAGTATCAGCAACAACAGTATCAGCAGCAACAGTACCTTCAACAGCAATACCAGCAGCAGCAAACGGCGGTTCTCATGCAACAGCGTCAACAGCAGCTGGACAATCAACAGATCAGCACTCTGTTGACGCAGTTGCAGATCAAGAGGGATCAAATTCTGGCTTCGAAGGCCAGGGAGGATCGAAGGCCGGACGAGcaggaggaggaggagaagTCGGCCAGCGAAACATGGCTTCGCGAGTTGCAGGCTAAGCAGGCGGAGAGGAGGATGAAGAAACAGAGTCCTTTGGATCAGGATATACCGAAAGTCAGGTGCTCGGGCCCAACGATCTCGGGGCCAACGGTCGCGAGGAGAACCAGCGATCTGATGATGAACAGTTTGGGCCAGGCTTACGAACAAGCTGGTCGCGACGTCCCCGACTGTCCGCGAGTCGTCTCGTCCGTGAAGGACATGGCGGCCAGATTCGAACAAATAAAATTGCAACCTGTCGCGAAAACAGAGCCTGAGCAGAAGCTTCCGACGAAGCAAAACGCGAACTGTGTCTCGTCCTCGCCGCTGTTGGACATGCCCCAAGACGTCCAGCAGGCGGAGGAGTCGAGACCGTTGAAGCTTTCGTCGGAGAACGTGGCTACCTTCACCAAACCCGAAACTCCGTCGAGCCAGTCGATCTTGAACTCGAGTTTCGAGTCGAGTTCGAGCCAAAACACCTTCGTCTCGACAGCGACGCCCAACAATCCCGCCAACGCGCAACCGAGCGGACTGAACGCCGCCATTATGTCCATGTCTTTGACACTGCCGCACGAAAACGGACTACCGATCGACTATCCCGAGGACGACATCAGCGAAGTCGCTATGCAGAACACCATTCAGAACACGACGATCTTGCCCAACGAGGAGGACATCGCGCCGAGGAAGGTGAAACGACGAATCGGAAAGAAGAAGAGCGTGTCGTTTTGCGATCAGGTGGTTCTcgtggccaccgcggaggacgacgAGAAGGACTCTTACATACCCAACCCCATCCTCGAGAGGGTGTTACGTTCAGCGATGAACAAGCCAGAGACCGCCCAAGTTCTACGGGAGATCAGAAGCCTGCAAGAGGCGGAACTGAACCGTGAGAATTGCACCGCCATCAAGTTCCAGCAGCAGACACTTCCGTTGAAGAGCGAAGCCGACAGCGTTCCAGCGACTCCTTATCAAGACCAACTGAGAAGCGTGAATCCAATACCCATTCCCGATACGATCAAGCCCACGTTCGGACGACAGAATTCGAACGAGTCGGTGGGATCGTTGTCGGAGAAGAAACACTGCGGCTCGTACGTCAACGAAGGCCAGGACGTCGTCAGAGAAACATATTCGGGGATCTCGAACGTTTCCAAGCCGCCGACTTCGTACTCGCCTCAGTTGCAGCAACAGATAAGGTACTCCCGAAACATGCCGTACTTGCAATCGCAGTCTGCGTATCCCCAGACCCAGACGTCTCATCCGAGGAACCAGGGTATTCCGATCTCGCAGACGCAGAAGCCAGCCAGTCCCTATCCGACCCAAATGCACGGTCAGTACGTTCAAAACAACGTGCAGCAACAGAAGCCAGCGAGCCAGAAGAACTCCTATCAAACGTACTATCAGTTGGAGCAACAGCACAATCAGATGAACAAGCAAATGtcacagcaacagcagcagaacATGAACCAGAGGATCACGAATCACAACGCGAGCCCCATAACGGTGCAGCACTCTCAGCAACAATTCGCCTATCCGTCGACCCAATCGCCGAGCCCTTATCAGAATCAGTACACTCACAGTTCCTATCAGGGTTATCCCTATCAGTCCGTTCCTCAGCAAAACAGAATGAGTCAACCGTTGCCCCAGTATCAACCGCCGCCCAATCCGCCGGCCTCCtatcagcaacagcagcagggtGTTCAGAATTATCAACAGAGGCACGATAATTACCAGAGACCGCCCCAGAAAGCCGATCAGCAGAACATTTTGGCGCCTAATCAGACGTATCCGAACCCGTTGCAGAACGGTCAGATACAATCCAACATGAAATACCCGACCTATCAGCATCCGCCTGTGTCGAAGCAGAGCAAACAGATGCACTTTGTGTCCGCCGCGAAGGGCAACGCGACGGTTCCTCAGAACGCGTCCCTGCAGAAACCCGCCGTCGGAGGCGCGGCCAGAACGGCACCCTGCCATCTTTGTCGAAAGAAGCAAGTGACAGAGCCCGCGATTTACTGCTCGGATTGCGACTTTTACATGTCCAGATTCCGACCGAAGAACTGA
- the LOC143345567 gene encoding neprilysin isoform X1, protein MQLLWLICRLTVVTAIPASLSVARIWRITNTMNDTDARPENDYREDREQRICETTHCNQIAKKILESMDTSADPCTDFYQYVCGSWGTHNPIPDDSSEWSEDYIVIAKTFERIRDVLEEHDKPTDILPVKLARKFYRSCMNEDAIEKRGIKSIQEILDTTGGWPMAMPAKIWESNRISWQKIDKHYVKIFGFSSFFGIHYDVDLNNTKKYIIVIDQDIDYLLSSRKSKHANTYELDVYALGIFRIVKAFAKEKGYYLDEHQLFSDMTKMEAFENELLQILQSGKDRSSYNDNYKRMTIEELQKWYNESGVVASTAKINFLDVIQHAFRLANISVNASDPIVVYNPEFLHDLARLLGKTSRRVLVNYIQWNIVRNVLEYIIIETRNIMSNMSFPPYNVSHNVPRWRFCVFNMEMEDAVSYMFVKKYITDDVINETKQMADRIQGVLRRFLMQTRWISKAVKESLVKKLDNVLTQIGYPDWYNDDKAMIQRYEGLEIGSDYVKNIMNCLKQDIIWSLKVITSPVDRTQWIDYPITVNAFNDQSVNVILIPAAELQDPYLTPLLPDAVNYGTTGFTIGHELSHSFDNDGILYDMEGYKSEWIPQEVLDEYENRTTCYINQYNDYTLDVLDEYGKHIQLDGNLTKTENLADSVGVQVAFAAYQKLAKEKPQMKLPGLENVTNDELFFLAFANSWCSSIKPEYEADVVNVEGHSPAKYRVIGSLSNMAAFSQTFKCPQNSSMNPQDKCTLWN, encoded by the exons CTGTCGTTTGACAGTCGTGACAGCGATACCGGCGTCGTTGTCAGTCGCAaggatttggaggataacgaataCGATGAACGACACGGATGCGCGTCCGGAGAACGACTACCGCGAGGATAGGGAACAGAGAATTTGCGAAACGACGCACTGTAACCAGATCG CTAAGAAGATTCTGGAAAGCATGGACACTTCCGCCGATCCTTGTACAGATTTCTACCAATACGTTTGTGGATCATGGGGGACGCACAATCCTATACCGGACGACAGTTCCGAATGGTCTGAAGATTACATCGTCATAGCAAAGACGTTCGAGCGCATCAGAG ATGTCCTCGAGGAACACGATAAGCCTACGGATATTCTGCCCGTTAAATTGGCTAGGAAATTTTATCGTTCCTGCATGAACGAAG ATGCGATCGAGAAAAGGGGCATCAAATCGATTCAAGAGATCCTGGACACGACCGGTGGTTGGCCTATGGCAATGCCAGCGAAAATTTGGGAGTCTAACAGAATATCTTGGCAGAAAATTGACAAGCATTATGTGAAAATATTCGGCTTCAGTAGCTTTTTCGGCATTCATTATGATGTCGATCTGAACAATACGAAGAAATACATAATTGTA ATAGATCAAGATATCGATTATCTTCTATCGAGTAGGAAAAGTAAACATGCAAATACCTACGAACTCGACGTGTACGCGCTCGGTATATTCCGCATAGTCAAAGCTTTCGCGAAGGAGAAGGGGTATTATTTGGATGAACATCAATTGTTCAGCGACATGACGAAAATGGAGGCATTCGAGAACGAACTCCTTCAG ATACTCCAGTCGGGTAAGGATCGAAGCTCGTACAACGACAACTACAAAAGAATGACGATCGAGGAACTGCAGAAATGGTACAACGAATCCGGCGTTGTCGCCTCCACggcaaaa ATAAACTTCCTGGATGTGATACAACACGCGTTCAGGTTGGCTAATATCAGCGTAAACGCGTCCGATCCGATCGTGGTGTACAACCCAGAATTTCTACACGATCTGGCGAGATTGCTTGGAAAAACTTCGCGACGCGTGCTTG TGAATTATATTCAATGGAACATCGTTCGCAACGTCTTGGAATACATCATCATAGAGACGAGAAACATCATGTCCAATATGTCCTTTCCGCCGTACAACGTGTCCCACAATGTGCCACG ATGGAGATTTTGCGTGTTCAACATGGAAATGGAGGACGCAGTTTCTTACATGTTTGTCAAAAAGTACATCACGGACGACGTTATCAACGAG ACAAAGCAAATGGCTGACAGAATACAAGGGGTATTGAGGCGATTCTTAATGCAAACCCGTTGGATATCGAAAGCTGTGAAAGAATCTCTGGTGAAAAAATTGGACAACGTCTTAACCCAGATTGGATACCCTGACTGGTACAATGACGATAAAGCTATGATTCAACGTTACGAAGGG CTAGAAATTGGTTCGGACTATGTGAAAAATATTATGAACTGTTTAAAACAAGATATAATATGGTCCCTCAAAGTAATTACATCACCTGTTGACAGAACCCA ATGGATTGACTATCCCATAACAGTTAACGCGTTTAACGATCAATCAGTTAACGTGATAC TGATACCAGCGGCTGAACTGCAAGATCCATATTTAACGCCGCTTTTGCCAGA CGCAGTTAATTATGGGACCACTGGTTTTACAATTGGACACGAATTATCTCATAGCTTCGATAACGACG GAATACTGTACGATATGGAGGGCTACAAATCCGAGTGGATTCCTCAAGAAGTATTGGACGAATACGAAAATCGAACAACATGCTATATAAATCAGTATAACGATTACACTCTTGACGTCTTGGACGAGTACGGAAAACATATTCAG CTGGATGGCAATTTAACCAAGACCGAAAACTTGGCAGACTCGGTTGGCGTGCAAGTAGCTTTCGCAGCTTACCAAAAATTAGCGAAAGAGAAACCTCAGATGAAGCTACCCGGATTGGAGAATGTTACTAACGACGAGTTGTTTTTCTTGGCGTTCGCAAAT TCCTGGTGCTCGTCGATCAAGCCGGAGTACGAGGCGGACGTGGTTAACGTCGAGGGACATAGTCCTGCTAAATATCGTGTCATAGGTTCTCTTTCTAACATGGCTGCATTCTCTCAAACCTTCAAATGTCCACAAAACAGCTCTATGAATCCGCAGGATAAATGCACCTTGTGGAATTAG